The Pan paniscus chromosome 2, NHGRI_mPanPan1-v2.0_pri, whole genome shotgun sequence genome contains the following window.
TCTGATATTATGCACTGAGAACACAGCAACTGTTCTGTGAGATTCCTGCCCTAGTTTCATAACCTGGATCTAAGGAAACATCAGTCAGCCAAATCGAGGAATTGTTGTCTATCAGGTAACTGTAGTGTTCTCTTAAATGCTGAAGTCATGAAAGACAAGAAAAGCCTGAGGAACTGCTCTTAAAGGAGACTAGAGGAGCAGACGACTAAGTAAACAAGCATTTCTGGACCCTGGGATTATTGAGGACATTATTGGCAAAGTGGGCAAAACTGGAAACAGGGCTACAGATAATATGATGATATTGTGTCCATATCAGTTTCCTGTTTTGGTTAGGTGGGAGAATATCCTTGTTGCTAGTAAAAACATTCTGAGGGTAATGATGATAATGAGGCATCGTATTTGCAACTTGCTCTCAAATGATTGTGGAGAAAAAATAACattgtatatctatctatatctagcATCTAGATctagatatgtatgtatgtacgtatctaatatatattagattCATCTAGAGAATGATGAATTTAACACAAACATGGTAAAATGCTGACAACTGGTGAGTCTGAATAGGGGACAAGGGAGTTGTGCTCTTCTGGCAGACTTTCTGTAAGGATGAAATCGAAAAGACAACGGGGACAACAATAGCGACGAGTCTGGGGCTGCACCCCATTAGCACAGGACCAGGGCatgggaggggcaggagaggcAGTCAGGAGGAGCTGGAATTTCTTAAGTGACCAAGGAAAGGTGCTGGCAGACATCTTATTGGATAATGTTGGAGGAATACTACCCGATTTCCCTAACTTTAtgttatttaatcctcagaacagcAGCATGAGGTAGATACCAGGCTCCTCTTCACTTTATAGATTAGGAAATTGGAGCTCAGAAATTGAACTTCACTCAGCCAGCATTTACTTAGTGTTTACTATGTGTCAAACATTACCGAGGTTACACGCACAGAAAATATTAAGTGTGAtcatctatgtatgtgtgtgcatttataaAACAGTACTAGAAGGAAATGTACTAAAACAGTAGTATAATAAGGGAGGCTATATTTGGGGAGCGGAATTGCacagatgttttcatttttctcctttgtgtttTTTAGCTATTTCTAGTTTTCTACAACTAGAAATTCCCTTTGTAATAAGGGAAAAAACAAGTATTACTTCAAAACGGAATTGGAGGATCTTGTGAAATATTCCACATTATGATTTCACTGTGGACCAAATACTGTTTTCTGATGCAGTTTTATTTTACTAAAGCAATAGACAAATATGTCTTAATTCAGTTAAGCCTCCTTTCCACACACTGAGAGCTGGTGGGTTTACAACTGGAAAGCTGACATCCACTTGGACTCCTAAGGCCTatatttgtctatattttctGTGTGGGGGTGTAAGCCCAGGTGGCATGACCTCCTCTATCCCAGACGAAAGTTTTCAAGACCATCATGACACCAGCTTCTTTGTACAAAGACCACATGTGAACACAATTCCCACTGAAGGGGGCGGGTGGTTTGGTAAGAGTGCAGCTCTAGTGTCCACAAAAGGAGAAAAGTCAGCCCAATGGTGTCACTGTATTGTAAGGTGGGACACCCGTCAGCTTAGGGTGTCTTCTGACTGATGATTCCTTCTTCCCTTTTACTGCCTTGGCGCCCTGAGCTCTGCAgtccccccaaccccctgccaTGCTGCCTGGGCCCTGTTGGCATCCCTGTGTCTGTCTGGCTCACTGAGCTGAGCACCCTGCAAGAACAGACATTCCTCATGCACCAGTGTCTCTCATGGCTCAAGAGCTTGCTTTGAATGGAGCCCACAGTCATCACTGTTGGGTTGAACTGATTTGTGCAAGCAATAGTGGGTAAACAGATGGAGTAAATTAGGGTGCATCCCTGCCAAGGACTTCAGTGCAGGCACCAAAAACAATGCTTTGAAATGATTTATTCACCTGGGAAAGTGATCACAACTTGCTGCTAATTAAAACCAACAACAGAACAGTGAGTACAATTGAAGTCCATCATTGTTATTATCATAAATATGCacccaacaaaaaacaaactaaaagaaaatacacTCAAAAGCACACAGTGGGCACATTTTGTCTTTGGGTAGTGGAAGTGTAGGTAATGTCAGTGTTTGgggtttttctttgaatttttaagcTGTTTTAGAAATAAGTTTTGTtattaggaaaattatttttaaagaaatatacatcTGAGGGAAAAGAGAACAAAGGCATGATAAATAAGGGGTCCTTGGTTGGAGATAATGCATCTAGAATATTTTGGATAAATAAGCTACTTTGAGTTAAGGGCCTTCTCGGCCTCCTACATCAACACAGAATCTCACCCCACCCTCCTAGTAGACACTTTCCTCCCAACCCCCTATCAGCTACAAATACTGTCAGCTTACACagcaggcctttttttttttttttttgctgacaaGTCCAAGATGGCAGTCGGAACTCTGACCCATAAAACCAGAAGGCTTAGATGAAGAACAAAAAGAAGGGAAACCAACCCTGCTTCCTTTTGCCTGTTATTAATCGCTGCAATAAAGCCATTAGAATCTACCAACATATCACCCAACTTGAAGAGAAGGGAGATTCTGAAAAATAGTCAGAAAAGAAGGGTAAATGGAAATGATGAGTTCCTCCCCTTTATGGCTATTTTAAGAAGCACACCATGTTATTCATATGGCCCGTGCTTAGCCCACTCCCTGAATTGTTTGATTTTAGTGGATATAAAAATTCTTCCTAAGGGCTTTCTTAGTTCCACTGCCAGCAGTAGTTCCCCATTTCTATTTCTCATTAGGTCTCAATTCTTCCATCATGAGTTCTATGTTCCCCAGGATTCCAAGAGCCCAAATCCTGCGGTGGAAGTGAAGGGGAGGCAGATGCTGGCTACTGATTGGCTCTGGGACTCAGAGTGGAGTCACTGTGGAAATCACTATTTCCAAGTTCTTTGGCAGTGGGAGGGTGGGGGGGTGGGTGATGGAAGAACAGAAATTCCTCATACATCAGTGTCTCCCATGGCTTAGGAGCTCACTTTGAATGGAGCCCACAGTCACCACTACTGGGTTTAATTGGTTTGTGCAAGCAATAGTGGGAAGTGGGTGACTTTGTTGACAAACGCTAATGGTCACAAATCTGAAATCTTGCTTGAGTCCAAGCCCTTCTCTGGTACACTTAGTCCCAGTCTCTGGAATATTTGGTTTTGCTCATTCATCTTCTTTCTACCAGGGGAGAAGTTCATGGAAAAGACTGAAGCCCCAGAAGCCTCAGAAGCCCCAGGCCACCATTACATTCCCTCTCTATCCCAAGTGGCTGTGACTCCATGCTGTGCCAAGAGTCAGAACCTGGCTGGGAGAGCCAGGCCGCTGGCTCAGTGTGCCTGGCAGGTCACGCCTGCTTATTTTGGGTTGGCCTCCTATGGTCTGAGTCAGAACCCAGCAGAGAGTTCATGCTCCCCTGTGGAGGGAGATGTGGAGCTGACCCTCTCCAGCCTGTCCACGGAGAGGAAGGGGAGCCATTTAACCAGGTGCACAGCCACACGCCTGTGGAACAACTGCCGCAGGTACTTCTGGAACCTCTCACCAACGAAGGCGTAGATCACTGGGTTGACACAGCAGTGCGTGTAGGCGATCACCTCCGTCACTTGCACAGCCAGGTCCAAATGTCTGCTCTGCTCACACTCATGGGTGAACAGGAAGTcttggaaaacagaaataagTATAGTCAAATTGTAGGGggtccaaaagagaaaaaagatgatcATGATGACAAAAATCAAACGGACAGCTTTGGATTTCTTCTCATTTGGTCGTCTTAGCAGAATCTTTATAATCCCTGTGTAGCAGATGATCATGACCAACAAAGGCAATACCAGCCCAAAGAGGTTCAGTTTCAGAGCCTGAAACAGCTTCCACTCTCGTAGGCTTTCGTGAGGGAAGTGAAGGCTGCAGGTGTGGTGAGTGAATTCCCATTGGGTCTTGGAAAAGTATAAGCCTGGCATGGAAGCCAAGATGGCCAGGGCCCAAACGATGATGCTGGTGATGACACCAAAAGTGACGGTCCGTGCCCGCAAGGCAAACACGGCGTGGACGATGGCCAGGTACCTGTCAATCGTCAGCAGGATGATGAAAAAGATCTCGCTGTACAAGCCTGTGTAATAAAACCCAGAGAGGATCTTACACATGGCATCACCAAAAACCCAGTCATCCTTCAACTTGTAGTCGATCCAGAAGGGAAGCGTGAACAGGAAGAGCAGGTCAGAAATGGCCAGGTTCAGGAGGTAGATGCTGGTCATGTTTTTTAGCCTCTTGTATTGCACAAGGACCAGGACCACCAGGATGTTTCCAACCAGGCCAATGACAAATACCAAGGAGTACAGAGGGGGCAGCAGTTGGGCCCCAAAGGCCCTCTCGTTCACCTTCTGGCACGGAGTTGCATCCCCATAGTCAAACTCTGTGGTCGTGTCATAGTCCTCTGTGGTGTTTGGAGTTTCCATCCCGGCTTCTcctacaggttaaaaaaaaaaagatttgtcttTACTCTGCTACTAAAGGCAGTGGGCACTGGACAGTAAAGACAAGGGAGAGGTAACATTTTTTCAGCCACTccgtaaatgtttattgagtgccttctgTGTACCATGCCCTGGGGACAAAATGGAGTATTAGAGAGACCCAGGTCCTCTCTGCCTTCTTGGAATCTTAATCTAACAGGGAGTGGAAGCAATAAGTAAATAAGTGCACAAATCATTAATTCAATCATTTCAGCAAAGAGTTTTGTAAGGGATAAGTTCAATGGGTGGAAAGCCAGAGGGAGACCTTACCATACTATTCATAACCAACACTTCCTAAGCACCCCCATGGGCTAGGCACTGGACTTAGGGTTAAAGAGCCCTGGAGGGGTCCCATTGTTGTTCTCATTTAAGAGGTGATGAAACAGAGGTTCAGAGTGGTTAGGAAACATGTTCAAGGACACACCTCTTGTGAGAACAGACCTGGAGCTCCAACCCAGCTATGCATCATTCTCATGCCCGGCCCTGACACCACTACGCTTTCCTGCCGCTGTCCCCGAGCAGTAGCTTTGCACTGTGGAGCCCACAGGAGGACTCTGAGAAGGAAAATGGTCCTGGCTCAGAGAAAGATACATGGCTTTTGGTCTAAGAAGATTCTCAGCCGAGAGTGACTTAGTACCCTTGGGGCACTTGGAAATGTGTgggcatttgttgttgttgtcaccAAAACTGGGGGATGTTACCGTCATTTGGTAGGCAGGGCCAAGGATGTCCTACAGTGCAGAGATCATTCTACCCCAAACACCAATGGTGTTGCCATAGTGAAATCCTAGTAGGTCAACCACATTATTTTggagatgaggacactgagggcaCCAGAGTGGGCTGAGCCTGACCCACATTGCACAGCCCTTAGGTGGCACAGGTAGATCTAAGGTCACTTTGCAGACCTCCTGAAGGAGAGGAAAGTGCAGGCAGAGAGGGGGGAGGTAACCTgg
Protein-coding sequences here:
- the CCR1 gene encoding C-C chemokine receptor type 1; this translates as METPNTTEDYDTTTEFDYGDATPCQKVNERAFGAQLLPPLYSLVFVIGLVGNILVVLVLVQYKRLKNMTSIYLLNLAISDLLFLFTLPFWIDYKLKDDWVFGDAMCKILSGFYYTGLYSEIFFIILLTIDRYLAIVHAVFALRARTVTFGVITSIIVWALAILASMPGLYFSKTQWEFTHHTCSLHFPHESLREWKLFQALKLNLFGLVLPLLVMIICYTGIIKILLRRPNEKKSKAVRLIFVIMIIFFLFWTPYNLTILISVFQDFLFTHECEQSRHLDLAVQVTEVIAYTHCCVNPVIYAFVGERFQKYLRQLFHRRVAVHLVKWLPFLSVDRLERVSSTSPSTGEHELSAGF